From Pseudomonadota bacterium:
AGGGGAGGCGCGGGCCCGTCACGCCGTGGCTATCCTCGAGCGCTGCGCGGCGGCGCTGGAGGGTGAGGCGAAGGTGGCGTGCTTGCGGCGCGCCGCGGCCGTGTCCTACCAGCCCCTGGGCGATCACGCTGCGCGGCTCGCGCTGCTGCGTCGCGCGGTGGACGAAGCGGTAGCGGGCGGGGCGGGCGGCGTCGAGGTCATGCTCGAGCTGGCGGCAGCCTGCCTCGACGGCGACCCCTTTGACGCCGCCGCGCCGCTGCTGGAGCGCGCTGCCGCGGCGTTGGCGGGGCAACGCGGTCTGCTGACCGCTCGCTGCGCTCACCTCGCCGGCCAGCTCGCGGAGCGCCGCGGTGACCATGCCGCCGCGCGCGCCCGCTACGAAGAGGCCCAGCGCGGCGATAGCGGCTATGCCCCGGCCTTGGCGGCCCTCGCCCGCTTGCTCCTGGCGGATGAGGAGTGGGAGGCGGCGCGGCGCGTGCTGCGCGCGCTCCTGCTCCAGCTCGCGTCGGGCAAGCAGGACGTCGCGCGCGCCGACGTCCTGGCGCAGCTCGGCCGCGCGCACGTCGCGCTTGGCGAGACGGCCCAGGGGCGCGCGCTCTACACGCGCGCCCTCGAGGAGCGTCCGGGATGGGTCGAGATCGAGGAGGCGCGCGCGGCGCTCGACGCAGGCGCCGAGGGCTGCTAGCGCGCGCGGCGCCTGGGCAGCGGACGGCTACGCCTGCGGTGGTAGCGATTGCGGTGGTAGCCCTGTCGCTGCGGTCGCGCCGGGCGCCGCGACGCCGTCCTTCGGCGGGTGCGCTGCGAGGAAGCAGCGGCTGCTTCCGTCGGCCCAGGGAGAAACCGGCGGCTCCTCGATCGAGCAGCGGCCGTGGACCTCGCTGCAGCGCGGATGGAAGCGGCAACCAGGTGGCGGCCGCGCCGGCGAGGGCACATCGCCGCGCACGCGCGGGCGGGCATGACGCTTCCGCGCATCGACCGCGGGGATGGCGGCGAGCAACGCGCGGGTGTAGGGGTGCTGCGGCGCCTCGAAGATGCGTTCGGTGCTGCCTTCTTCCACCACCTGGCCCAGATACATCACGGCGATGCGATCGGCGAGGTAGCGCACGACCCCCAGATCATGGGTGATGAAGAGGTAGGAGAGCTGGAGCTCCTCCTGCAGCTGCCGCAGGAGGTTGAGGATCTGCGCCTGAATCGAAACATCCAGCGCGGAGGTTGCCTCATCGCAGATCAGCAGGCGGGGATTGACGGCCAGCGCGCGGGCGATGCAAAGGCGCTGGCGTTGTCCGCCGGAGAACTCGTGCGGGTAGCGCCCCATTTGATCCGGATCGAGCTGCACGCGCCGCATCAGCTCGGCCACGCGCTCCGTCCGCTCACGCTCGTTGGCGCCGATGCGAAACGAAATCATCCCCTCGGCGACGATGTCGCGCGCGCGCATGCGCGGGTCGAGCGAGGCCATCGGATCCTGGAAGACGATCTGCAGCGCGCGCCGATAGGGCAGCAGCTGGCGCGGTGAGAGCGCGAGGAGGTCGACGCCGTCGAAATACACCCGCCCGGCACGGGCACGTTCGAGTCCGAGGATCGATCGGCCCACGGTCGTCTTGCCGCAGCCCGATTCCCCGACCAAGGCGACCGTGCGGCCGGCCGCGCAGATCAAATCCACGCCGTCGACGGCCTTGACCCAGCCGACCGTCCGCTGCAGTAGGCCGGCGCGGATGGGAAACCAGGTGCGCAGCGCTTCGACGCGCAGCAGGCTCGCCCCGCTATCGCGACTGGGCGCATCGCGCAGCGCCGCGCCCGGCGCGGGCAGGGACGGTGCTGCGCCCTTCGTCGCCGCGCTCTGATCGGGCCGGCCGGGGGGCCCCGCGCTGACGGCAAAACCCTGGCTCAAGCGCCCTTGCAGGGCCGGGCGGGCGGCTGGCCAGTCGGCGCGCGCGACCGCGTGGCAGGATACCTCGTGGGTCGTCGACAGCGCCGTGGCGGCAGGGCGCACCTCATGGCAGAGGGCCTGCGCCAGGGGGCAGCGGGTGGCGAAGCGACAGCCCGCCGGCCAGTGCTGCGGCGCCGGCACCACGCCGGGAATCTCCGTCAGCCGCTGACCTCGACGCGCCCGGGCTGGAATCGCGCGCAGCAAGCCCTGGGTGTAGGGGTGCCGCGGCTCCCCCAGGACCTCTTCGCGCGTACCCAGCTCGACCACGCGACCGGCGTACATCACCGCGACCCGGTCGGCGAGCTCGTTGACCACACCGAGGTCGTGGGTAATCAGCAGCACCGTGGTGCCGAGCTGTTGGCGCAGCTCGCGCAGGAGCTCGAGGATCTGCGCCTGAATCGTGACGTCGAGCGCCGTCGTCGGCTCGTCGGCGATCAGCAAGGCGGGCCGCGTCGCGATCGCCATCGCGATCATCACCCGCTGCTTCATCCCGCCCGAGAGCTGATGCGGATAGCTGTGCATCCGGCCGACCGGGTCGGGAATGCCGGTCAAGGCCAGCAGCTGCTGGGCGTGCTGCCAGGCCGCCCGCCGGGTGAGCGGCTGGTGCAGCGCGATCGCCTCCACGACCTGAGCGCCGATCGTCAGCACCGGGTTGAGGCTGGTCATCGGCTCCTGGAAGATCATCGCGATCTCGGCGCCCCGAACCGCGCGCATCTGTGCCACCGGAAGCTGGAGCAGATCGCGTCCATCGAAGCGCACGCGTCCGCGCTCGATGCGGCCCGGGCGCGGCACCAGGCGCAGGATCGAGAGGGCGGTCAGGGACTTGCCGCAGCCCGATTCGCCGACCAGCGCGAGCACCTCGCCGCGGGTCAGCGTCAGCGAGAGATCGTCGACGACTGGCACGGGTCCGCGCTCGCCGGGGAAGGTCGTCGTCAGGGCGTCGATCTGCAGCATTGGCGCGCCGCTCATGTCGGCTCCCGGCGGGTGCGCGGATCGAGGATGTCGCGGACCGCGTCACCGACGAAGTTGACCGCGAGGAGCAAGGTGAAGAGCGCTGCGCCGGCCGCGGCGAGGTTCCACCAGATCACGGGGTCGCGGGACAGCTCGTCGCGCGCCTGATCGATCATCTGGCCCCAGCTACCCTCGATCCCCAGGCCGAGCCAGGAGAGGATCGCCTCTGAGAGCACGAGCCCGGAGAACATCAGCACGAAGGTGATCACCACCAGGTGCATCAAGTTGGGCACGATGTGGCGCAGCAAGATGCGCAGATCGGCGACGCCGAGCGCGCGCGCGGCCTGAACGTAATCCATCTCGCGCAACTTGAAGGTCTCGCCGCGCGCCAGGCGACAGAAGCCGACCCAGCTCGTCACCGCCAGCGCGAGACAGACGGCGACGGTGCTGCGGCCGAGCACCATCACCAGGGCGATCAGCAGCAGCAGCGTCGGCATCGACGCGAGGGTCGACATGACGAAGAACACGCCGTCGTCGATCCTGCGGCCCCAGTAGCCGGCGCTGACCCCAAAGAGCAGCGCGAGCGGGATCGCGATCAGGCTGGTCAGGCCGCCGATCAGCAGCGCGACGCGGGCGCCCTTGATCGTCAGCAGCAGCACATCGCGGCCGACGATGTCCGTGCCGAGCAGATGCCCGCCGGGATGGCGCAGCGGCGCCTGGCCGTAGAACTCGACCTTGGCCAGCGGCGCCGAATAGCTGCGCTCTCGCCGATTGGCGAAGAGGCGATCGATCACGCTGCGCGCTTCGTGTTGCGCGACGACGTCGCCGCCGGTGTCGACGCCGCCGACCCAACGCAGGGAGTCGAGCAGGGCTACGGTGACGTAGCCGGCGATGATCAGCAGCGCGAGTGGGCGACGGCGCCGGAGCTGGACGAAGACCTCCCGCCACAGCCGATGGCGGCGACCGACCAGCAGCAGGCTCAGGCCCGCGAGCAGCAGCAGGGCGACGACGAGGTTGGAGAGGCTAAGGAGCTGCATTGGGCCTTGTCACTCAGCTCAGCCGCACGCGCGGGTCAACCAGCGCATAGCTGATGTCGGTGAGAATCTGTCCGCCGACGAAGAGCAGCGAGCCGAGATAGACCATCGTGCGCAGGGTGGAGAAGTCATTGCCGTTGATCGCGTCGACGGTGAGGGAGCCGAGCCCCGGGATGCCGAAGAACGACTCGAGCAGCAGCGATCCGGTGAAGAGAAAGGGCACTGCGAGCACCACGTGGGTGAGGATCGGGATCATCGCGTTGCGCAAGACGTGGACCCACATGATGCGCCCCTCGGCGCAGCCCTTGGCGCGGGCCGTGCGCACGTAGTCGCGCCCCGTCTCCTCGACGAAGACCGTGCGGTAGAAGCGCACGTCGCCGCCGAGCGCCGCCGCGACGCCGACCAGCACCGGCAGCGCGAGGAAACGCCAGGCCACGCGCGGATCAGGGTCGAAGCCAGAGATCGGAAACCAGCGCAACAGCTTCCCGATCACGTACTGCGCGCCGATGATGTAGAGCAGCACGGAAAGGCTCATCGCCAGCACTGCCAATAACACGCCCATGCGGTCGATATAGGTCTCGCGGAAGAAGGCGACGAAGAGCGCGAGCACGATGCTGAGCAGCAGCCCGATCACGAACATCGGCACGGTCAGCGCGAGGCTAGGGCCGACGCCGCGCCGCAGGCGCTCGACGATCGGCGCATCGTCGCTGTCGCTGCGGCCGAAGTCGAAGGTCAGCATCCGCCGGTAGTGCTCGACCAGCATGCTCTCGCGCCCACCGCGCCACGGCCAGAGCGGGCGATCGTAGCCATGGTTCGTCTTCCACTGCGCGATCACCGCCGGGACCGCCTTCTCGCCCAGCGCGCGGCGGGCGATGTCGTCGGGATCGGTCAGCGTGAAGAAGAGGAGAAAGAGGAAGAGCAGCACGCCGAGCACGACGAGACACCCATGCAGCAAGCGACGCATCACGTAGGCCAGCATCATTGTTGCTCGCGGAAAAAGGTGATCACTGCAGGGACGCCGATGGCGAGCGCCAGACCGAGGAGCAGGTAGAGCGGCCACAGCACGGGGCGGTTCCAACGCTGGCGCTGCGCCGCACGCTGGGCCAGGTCGATGGTCCGGTACTTGACGGTGGGGTAGGCCATTCCCGTCGGTTTGACCTGCCCGAGCCAGCCGTGAAAGAGGGTGTAGTCCTCCGGGTGAAAGAGCTCGATCCAGGGGCGCTCGTGCTCGAGCACCGCGCGCAGCTGGCGGATCAGCGCCAGCCGCTCGGCGTCGTTGCTGCGCGTCTTCATCGCGAGGAAGAGCCGGTCGAAGCGCGCATCGGCGAAGTTCGCTGTATTGGGCCCGCCGCTCCGCGAGCGCGCCATCTCCGACGAAAGCAGGAAGAGGAAGTTCTCCGGATCGGGATAGTCCGCGACCCAGCCCCAGAGGAAGAGCTGATAAGCGCCGTCGCGCACCTTCTGTTGGAATTGGTTGTAGGTGGTTGCGGCGACCCGGACATCGAGGCCGAGGCGGCGCCAGGCGTCGACGAAGAAGCGATAGCGCAGGAGGCCCTGCGCGGTCGTGTCTGACGAGTCGAAGGTCAGCCGCAGCGGTTGACGGGTGCGCGGATCAATACCGCCGGGGTAGCCCGCTTGGCGCAGCAGCGCGGTGGCGCGCGCCACATCGAGCTGGCGGAAGGGGTTGCGGTAGCCCGCCTCGTAGCCGTAGATCCCCGGCGGCAGCGGCGACTGCGCGCTGATCCCGCGACCGTTGCTGAAGAGGCGCAGATACTCGCGGGCATCGATCGCCAGGCTCATCGCCTGGCGCAGCAGGCGGCTGCGTTCGCCCCCGCGCACGCCGACCACCGCATCGTCCATGTTGAAGCCGATGTAATAGACAGCCGGAATCACCGACTTGTTCAGTCGGACGCCGAGCGCGCGCATCTCCGGGGAGAGGCGCTCCTCGCGGATCACCTTGTCGAAGCTCTCACGAATGATCCCCGCGGCGTCGTAGTAACCCTGGAGGAACTTGTTGAAGAGCGGGATGGGCTCCTTCTCGCGCCGCCAGTCGATGCGCTTGATCGACGCCAGCGGCTGGCCGACGACCCGCGGATCGAGCAGTCCGGCCGCGCGATCCTGCGCCTCGCCCTGCGCGGGGTAGGTGGCCCCGGGCGCCCGCCACTCCGGATGGCGCAGGCCGTACCACTGCTCGTTGCGATCCAGCACGATGCGCGCCTGCTTGTCGTAGCGCGTCAGGCGATAGGGGCCCGAGCCGACGGGATGGTCGGCCAGCGTGGGCCTGCCCTTGCGACCGTCGTAGTACGCGGTCGCCTCCCAGGGGATCGGCGTGGAGAAGGGCATGGCGAACCAGTAGAGGAGCTGCGGATAGGCCTCCGTCAGCACGACCTCCAGCTCGAGCGCGTTGCGCGGCCGGAGGCCCTCGATCGGGCCGACCCGGGCGTACTGCTGGTGGACCGGCAGCCGCGCGAAGCGCGCGTCGGTGCGACGGGCGTGCTCGAGCCGCTCGCCGAACTGCCGCAGCCCGACGATGTGAGAGAAGGGCTCGGTCACCGGGCTATTGACGGCCGGGTCAGCGATCCGCGCCAGCGCGAAGGCCACATCGGCGGCGACGAGCTGACGCGTGCTGCGCTTGGGCTGGCCGAGCGCGAAGCAGGGGTCGTCCTGGAAGAGCAGATCGTCACGGAGCTCGAAGTGATAGCGCACGCGGCCGTCGGCCTGCGGCTGCGCCTCGGGCACGGCGACGGCGAGCCCGGGGATCAGCGTGTAAGGTCGGGCCAGGTAGTGATACTCGAGCAGCGTATCGAAGATATTGCCGATGATCGCGTGGTCGCTGACGTTATAGGCGACCGCCGGGTCGAGCGACTTGGGAGCCTCGGTGAAGGCCGAGTAGAAGACGCTGCTGTGGGCGTCGGATCGCGGATAGGGATCGTTCGTGCAGGCGAGGACCAGCCCCGTCAGGGCACAAAGCGCGAAGGGCGAGCAGCGTAGCACGAGCAAATCGGCTCCCGGCCCGAGCGGGCCGCGACCGGGACTCTAGTGTGATGAGGCCCCCATGGGAAGCGCGGTGCCCAGGAGGCCACAAGCCGCTGCTGCGCCCCAGGGGCTGCTGGGCCGGCCGCCTGCCGCGCTGCGGATCGCGTGCGGGTGCTTGCGCGTCGACGGGGACCCGCTACAGGGCTGAGCGCGGGGTTGGTGGGTGGGGGGTGCCGTGGCTATACTGGGCGCGATGAGAACCTGGGCATCGCGGCGCGCGACGAGGAAGCGGCTCACCTTCGCCTTGCTGCTCCCGCTGCTGGTCGTGGCGGGACCGCCGCTCTTGGAGGGCCGCACGGAGGGCCGCGCGGAGTGCCGAGCTCGGCGGCGCGTGGGTCGCGTGCAGAGCCGCCCGCGTGCCGCGGCGGTGACCGGCGCGCTGGACGTCGCTTCCAGGACGACAGGGGCCCAGCTCTTCGTCGATGGCCTGCCAGTGGGCAAGCTTCCCCTGGCCAAGCCCTTGGCGCTGCCCGTCGGGCAGCATACGGTCAAGCTGACGAAGGACGGTTACACGCAGTATCTCGACGTGGTGGAGGTCGCGCCCGGTGCGACGGTGCAGGTGGCCGTCGACCTCTTGCCGGTCGCGGGCGTGCTCGACGTCAAGGCCAATGTCGCTGACGCCCGGGTCTTCGTTGACGGGCGCTTCGTCGGCTTCGCGCCGCTCGAGGTCGAGCTCGATGTCGGCCCGCGCGCGATTCGGGTGACCAAGGCGGGCTATCGCGATGTCATCGTCGCGCGCAAGGCCGTGGCGGGTCAGCGGACGACGCTCGACGTCGGGCTCGAGCTGCTGCCTGCGGGCTCGACGCCCTACCGGCCGCTGGCCCCGCGTGTCAGGTGGTACGAGCGTTGGTATGTCTGGGCCGGGGCGGCGGGCGGCGTCGCGGCCGTCACGGTGGCCGTGCTCGTCCCCGTGCTCGCTGCGGGCAAGGACTCGATCGCGGGCTTCGGCGCCGAGCACCGCTGGCGGGTGCCGTGAGGCAGCCAGCGAGCCTGGGCCCGCTGCGCGGCTGAGCGCCTCCGGAGTCGCGCGTGATCTCCCTCGATGACTTCGACTTCGAGCTGCCAGCCGGGGCGATCGCGCGCTATCCACCCGCGCGGCGCGACGGCGGGCGATTGCTGCGGCTCGAGCGTGCGAGCGACGCCTCGACCCACCACGCGATCCTCGAGCTGCCCGACCTCCTGCCGCCGCGGCCGCTGCTCGTCGTCAATGACACGCGCGTGATTCCTGCCCGTTTGTTGGCCCAGCGCGCGACGGGCGGGCGGGTCGAGCTGCTCCTGCTCGAGCGACGGGCGCAAGCTCGCTGGTGGTGCATGCTGCGCGACGCCAAACGCCTGCGAGCCGGCGAGTGGTTGACGATCACCGCGCCGGCCGCGGGCGCTGCCGCAACGGCTGGCGCGCTGCCGCCGCTGGTGGGCCGCGTGCTAATCGCGACGCCCCCGCGCGAGGGGCGCTGCGAGGTCGAGTTCGAGGACGAGTCGATGATCGCGCGGTGCGGCGCGATCCCCTTGCCGCCCTACCTGGCGCGCGCCGCCGAGCCCAGCGACCTGCTGCGCTACCAGACGATCTTTGCCACGAAAGAAGGGGCGATCGCCGCGCCGACGGCTGGGCTGCATTTCACGCCCGAGCTCGTGGCGCGCTTGGAGGCTGCCGGCGCGACCCTGGCGACCGTGACCCTGCACGTCGGTCCCGCCACCTTCATGCCGATCCGCGACGGCGACCTCGCGTCCCATCGTGTGGAAGGGGAGCGCTTCAGTATTCCGGAGGCCACGGCCGCGGCGGTGGCGGCGGCGCGCGCCGCTGGGCGGGCCGTGGTGGCGGTAGGCACGACGGTGGTACGCGCGCTGGAGACCACCGGCGGGGCGGCGGGGCAGGGGCGCACCGAGCTGGTCATTCGTCCGGGGCATCGCTTCGTCGCCGTCGATGCGCTGCTGACCAACTTTCATCTGCCGCGCTCGACGCTGCTGCTGCTGGTCAGCGCCTTGGCGGGTCGCGAGCGGATTCTAGAGGCCTACCGCATGGCTGTCGCCGCCGACTATCGCTTCTACAGCTACGGCGATGCGATGCTGATCGTCTGAGGCCGGCGCGCGGTTGGCGGACCCCAGGGGGCCCGCTGCTCCCGCCGGCCCAAGGCACCGCAGGCGGGCCGTCGGAGCATCCCTGGAGACGGCGCTGGAGACGGCGCTGGAGACGGCGCAAAGATCGCTGTAGCCTGCGCGCCGATGAGCCGACTCAAGCTTGAACTCGAGGCGCGTGACGGGGCCGCGCGCGCGGCCCGCGTGACGTTACCGCGCGGCACCTTCGAGACGCCCGTCTTCATGCCCGTGGGCACGTTGGCGACCGTCAAGGCGCTGGAGGTCGGCGAGCTCGAGCAGCTCGGCGTGCGGCTGGTGCTGAGCAACGCCTACCATCTGGCGCTGCGCCCCGGCACGGAGGTGGTGGAGCACTGCGGTGGGCTGCACCGCTTCATGGGCTGGCCGCACCTGCTGCTCACGGACTCAGGTGGCTTCCAGGTCTTCAGCCTGCGCGCCCTGATGCGAATCGACGACGACGGGGTGGCCTACCGCTCCCATATCGACGGCTCGGCGCGCTTCATCGATCCCGAGCGTTCGATGGCCGAGCAGGCCGCGATCGGCGCGGATATCGCGATGGCCTTCGACCACTGCCCGCCAGCGAACGCGACGCCGCTGGCGATCGAGGCGGCGATGGAGCGGACGACCCGCTGGGCGCGACGCTGCCTCGCGGTGGCCCCTCCGCCGCATCAGGTGCGCTTCGGCATCGTGCAGGGCGGGGCCGATCTCGGCCTGCGAAGGCGGCATCTCGAGGCGATCACCGCGCTGCCCTTCGAGGGCTTCGCGCTCGGTGGGCTCTCGGTCGGCGAGGCCAACGAGCGCATGCACGAGGTCGTCGCCGACGCCGCCCCGCGGCTGCCCGAAGGCGCGCCGCGTTACCTGATGGGCGTGGGGCGACCGGAGGATCTGATCCGCGCGATCGGCGCCGGCATCGATATGTTCGACTGCGTGATGCCGACGCGGCATGCGCGCAACGGCCAGCTCTTCACGGCCGAGGGGCGGGTCGTGATCTCCAACGCGCGTCATCGGCTCGAGGATCTGCCGATTGACGCGAGCTGCGCCTGCAGGGTCTGCCAGCGCTATAGTCGCGCCTACCTCCGTCACCTCTATGTCGCGCGCGAGCTGCTCTACAGCCGCCTGGCCACCCTGCATAACGTTCACTTCGTCGTCGAGCTCGTGCGCCAGGCTCGCGCTGCGATCCTCGAGGGTCGCTACGCGGCATTCGCGGCCGCGTTCTTCGCGCGGCGCGCGCCGGGGCTCTGATGCGGCGCGCGACGCGCGATTGACCGAGCCCTCTGCGGGCGCGCAGGTGCGCTAGCGCGGCCCGCGGTGATGTGGCAGTGTCCGGCGCCGCGTGCGACCCGCATGGTCGCCGAAGGAGCCACAATGCCAGCACCCACTGTCAGTACTGTCCAGGCCATGCTCACGCCGGCGGTCGCCATTTCGGCCGTCGGGCTGCTCTTGCTGACCCTGAGCAACCGCTACTCGGCGGCGATCAACCGGATTCGTCTGCTCAGCGACGAGCGGCGCCGCCTGCGCGCGGTGCAGGCCAAGCAAGACCCGCCCGGCGAGATCGAGCAGCTCCGCCTCGAGAGCGTGCTCCGTCAGACACGAGCGCTGCTGGTGCGCATGCGCTCGCTGCGCAACGCGGTGTTCTGCATGTACCTCGCGGTCGGGATGTTCGTGCTGACCTCCGTCGGCATCGGGGCGCAGCTCGCCACTGACTCGGGCCTGCTGCGCATCCTCGCGACGACGGTCTTCCTCTGCGGCATGCTGGTGGTGCTGCTCGGCGTCGCCTTCGCCACGGTGGACCTGCGGCGATCCTTCCGCGTTGTCGAGCTCGACGCGCAGAGTGACGGCTGACGCCCAGAGTGACGGCTGACGCGGAGTGACGGCTGACGCGCAGTGACGGCTGACGCGCAGTGATCCTGGCGCGCGGCGCGCTCAGCCGGCCGCTTTGCCTTCGCGCAGGCGCAGCAACAGGCGGCGGAAGGGCGCGTAGAGGCAGCTGTGCTCGCAGGCGGAAAGGTCGTCGACCGCGAAGCAGTGCCGTCCGCATTCCTCGGTCTCGAGCGGAACGGCCGGCGTCAGGTGCTCGTCGATCAGCGGCGCAAAGTAGAGCGCGGGTACCGTGAAGGTCGCCCCGCAACTCGGGCTGCGATGCTCGAAGTAGATCTCGTTGCGCTCGGTCGCCTGTCCCGCGAAGCGCATGCCCTGGGGCAGGTACTGGGGATCTTCGACGAGCTCGCGCAGGCTGAGCTGCTGTTGGCATTGCGAGCAGGTGGCGATCGGCGTGTTATCCAGTTGGGCCATGGTCTGCGTCTCCCTCGACAGTGCCCGTTTCTCGCCCGAGCGGGCTCCAGACGCAACCGGCAAGCGCGGGGTGGGCGTTCCGCGGCCGCGCGACGGTGGTGCTCACCAGGCTGACCGCGGCAGCCGCCGTTAGGGCGCCGCAGTCGACGCGCTCGAGGGCCGCGACTCGGCCATCGTTGGTCTCCAGCACCTTCACGCCGAGGTCGTGCTGACTTGCCGCGTCGGCGACGCTTGTCCGTGCTGGTTTGGTCATCAGCAGCGCAGGCCGCGAGCGCGTCCTCTGCCACGGTCGAAGCGCAGGGGCAAGGGCGCGGTGCGGGGAGAGCGATCGGGGGACGTGGCGCTTTCGAGCGAAAGCGAGCCTTCCGGTTGCAGGTTCTGCGAGAACCCGTCGAGGTAGTCCTCGAAGTCGGCCTTGAGCTGCTGCTGGCTCCCGCGTGACTTGAGATCGCGAAGGCTGAACTTCGACGTGTTGTAGAACGCCTCGTCAGAGGCCTTGCACAGAGTCTGCCCGATCCGCTAATTTCAGACGCGCCGAGTGTCAACCTCGGAGTGGGGAACACTGTAGACCACCTCGACGAAGCCCTTCGCTGCACCGCCCAACGCGCCTTCCCGGCGCAGCTTCGTCCGCCACCAGCAAAGCGTTGTCGGGTGCACCCCTTGCCGTCGTGCGAACGCTCGTGCCCCCTCGCCGCTGGATTCGTAGGCCCCACAGAGGTCGATCCATTCAGCCCGACTTCGCCGCTCCTGCATCGCTGCCGCCTCCCGGTCTACGCCGGGACACAGCCTTCATCACCCCGGTCCTCAACACCAGGCGGGCCCTGCTGAACGGTTACGGAGGATCGCGGTGCGCGGAGTTGAACGCGGGCCTCGGCGGGATGTTCGTCGCGTGGGTCGGCGTCGCGCTCGCCGATCGGCGTTCGGAGAGGGACCCGAGAACCGGGGGCCGCCCCGCGTGGTCAACAGGTGTCGAGCAGCGTCCAACCAGATCCCAAGAAACCTCTTCGGCGGCGTCCTCGACGACGCGCGCACCATTCGACAGCCGCCACCAGGCCGCCCACGCTGGCTCGTGGCGCGCCCGACGCGCACCTGGGACGCCTGGCGCGGCGCGCGGACAAAGGGCACCGTGCGCGCCGTCCGCGGAGCAGGGGCGCGAGGGTGAAGTCCGCGGGTGTCATGGTCAGGCAGCCTTCG
This genomic window contains:
- a CDS encoding ABC transporter ATP-binding protein gives rise to the protein MSGAPMLQIDALTTTFPGERGPVPVVDDLSLTLTRGEVLALVGESGCGKSLTALSILRLVPRPGRIERGRVRFDGRDLLQLPVAQMRAVRGAEIAMIFQEPMTSLNPVLTIGAQVVEAIALHQPLTRRAAWQHAQQLLALTGIPDPVGRMHSYPHQLSGGMKQRVMIAMAIATRPALLIADEPTTALDVTIQAQILELLRELRQQLGTTVLLITHDLGVVNELADRVAVMYAGRVVELGTREEVLGEPRHPYTQGLLRAIPARARRGQRLTEIPGVVPAPQHWPAGCRFATRCPLAQALCHEVRPAATALSTTHEVSCHAVARADWPAARPALQGRLSQGFAVSAGPPGRPDQSAATKGAAPSLPAPGAALRDAPSRDSGASLLRVEALRTWFPIRAGLLQRTVGWVKAVDGVDLICAAGRTVALVGESGCGKTTVGRSILGLERARAGRVYFDGVDLLALSPRQLLPYRRALQIVFQDPMASLDPRMRARDIVAEGMISFRIGANERERTERVAELMRRVQLDPDQMGRYPHEFSGGQRQRLCIARALAVNPRLLICDEATSALDVSIQAQILNLLRQLQEELQLSYLFITHDLGVVRYLADRIAVMYLGQVVEEGSTERIFEAPQHPYTRALLAAIPAVDARKRHARPRVRGDVPSPARPPPGCRFHPRCSEVHGRCSIEEPPVSPWADGSSRCFLAAHPPKDGVAAPGATAATGLPPQSLPPQA
- a CDS encoding ABC transporter permease: MQLLSLSNLVVALLLLAGLSLLLVGRRHRLWREVFVQLRRRRPLALLIIAGYVTVALLDSLRWVGGVDTGGDVVAQHEARSVIDRLFANRRERSYSAPLAKVEFYGQAPLRHPGGHLLGTDIVGRDVLLLTIKGARVALLIGGLTSLIAIPLALLFGVSAGYWGRRIDDGVFFVMSTLASMPTLLLLIALVMVLGRSTVAVCLALAVTSWVGFCRLARGETFKLREMDYVQAARALGVADLRILLRHIVPNLMHLVVITFVLMFSGLVLSEAILSWLGLGIEGSWGQMIDQARDELSRDPVIWWNLAAAGAALFTLLLAVNFVGDAVRDILDPRTRREPT
- a CDS encoding ABC transporter permease is translated as MLAYVMRRLLHGCLVVLGVLLFLFLLFFTLTDPDDIARRALGEKAVPAVIAQWKTNHGYDRPLWPWRGGRESMLVEHYRRMLTFDFGRSDSDDAPIVERLRRGVGPSLALTVPMFVIGLLLSIVLALFVAFFRETYIDRMGVLLAVLAMSLSVLLYIIGAQYVIGKLLRWFPISGFDPDPRVAWRFLALPVLVGVAAALGGDVRFYRTVFVEETGRDYVRTARAKGCAEGRIMWVHVLRNAMIPILTHVVLAVPFLFTGSLLLESFFGIPGLGSLTVDAINGNDFSTLRTMVYLGSLLFVGGQILTDISYALVDPRVRLS
- a CDS encoding peptide ABC transporter substrate-binding protein → MLVLRCSPFALCALTGLVLACTNDPYPRSDAHSSVFYSAFTEAPKSLDPAVAYNVSDHAIIGNIFDTLLEYHYLARPYTLIPGLAVAVPEAQPQADGRVRYHFELRDDLLFQDDPCFALGQPKRSTRQLVAADVAFALARIADPAVNSPVTEPFSHIVGLRQFGERLEHARRTDARFARLPVHQQYARVGPIEGLRPRNALELEVVLTEAYPQLLYWFAMPFSTPIPWEATAYYDGRKGRPTLADHPVGSGPYRLTRYDKQARIVLDRNEQWYGLRHPEWRAPGATYPAQGEAQDRAAGLLDPRVVGQPLASIKRIDWRREKEPIPLFNKFLQGYYDAAGIIRESFDKVIREERLSPEMRALGVRLNKSVIPAVYYIGFNMDDAVVGVRGGERSRLLRQAMSLAIDAREYLRLFSNGRGISAQSPLPPGIYGYEAGYRNPFRQLDVARATALLRQAGYPGGIDPRTRQPLRLTFDSSDTTAQGLLRYRFFVDAWRRLGLDVRVAATTYNQFQQKVRDGAYQLFLWGWVADYPDPENFLFLLSSEMARSRSGGPNTANFADARFDRLFLAMKTRSNDAERLALIRQLRAVLEHERPWIELFHPEDYTLFHGWLGQVKPTGMAYPTVKYRTIDLAQRAAQRQRWNRPVLWPLYLLLGLALAIGVPAVITFFREQQ
- a CDS encoding PEGA domain-containing protein, with product MRTWASRRATRKRLTFALLLPLLVVAGPPLLEGRTEGRAECRARRRVGRVQSRPRAAAVTGALDVASRTTGAQLFVDGLPVGKLPLAKPLALPVGQHTVKLTKDGYTQYLDVVEVAPGATVQVAVDLLPVAGVLDVKANVADARVFVDGRFVGFAPLEVELDVGPRAIRVTKAGYRDVIVARKAVAGQRTTLDVGLELLPAGSTPYRPLAPRVRWYERWYVWAGAAGGVAAVTVAVLVPVLAAGKDSIAGFGAEHRWRVP
- the queA gene encoding tRNA preQ1(34) S-adenosylmethionine ribosyltransferase-isomerase QueA produces the protein MSLDDFDFELPAGAIARYPPARRDGGRLLRLERASDASTHHAILELPDLLPPRPLLVVNDTRVIPARLLAQRATGGRVELLLLERRAQARWWCMLRDAKRLRAGEWLTITAPAAGAAATAGALPPLVGRVLIATPPREGRCEVEFEDESMIARCGAIPLPPYLARAAEPSDLLRYQTIFATKEGAIAAPTAGLHFTPELVARLEAAGATLATVTLHVGPATFMPIRDGDLASHRVEGERFSIPEATAAAVAAARAAGRAVVAVGTTVVRALETTGGAAGQGRTELVIRPGHRFVAVDALLTNFHLPRSTLLLLVSALAGRERILEAYRMAVAADYRFYSYGDAMLIV
- the tgt gene encoding tRNA guanosine(34) transglycosylase Tgt, yielding MSRLKLELEARDGAARAARVTLPRGTFETPVFMPVGTLATVKALEVGELEQLGVRLVLSNAYHLALRPGTEVVEHCGGLHRFMGWPHLLLTDSGGFQVFSLRALMRIDDDGVAYRSHIDGSARFIDPERSMAEQAAIGADIAMAFDHCPPANATPLAIEAAMERTTRWARRCLAVAPPPHQVRFGIVQGGADLGLRRRHLEAITALPFEGFALGGLSVGEANERMHEVVADAAPRLPEGAPRYLMGVGRPEDLIRAIGAGIDMFDCVMPTRHARNGQLFTAEGRVVISNARHRLEDLPIDASCACRVCQRYSRAYLRHLYVARELLYSRLATLHNVHFVVELVRQARAAILEGRYAAFAAAFFARRAPGL